The stretch of DNA CACCTAAGGAGCGACAActccctctttctcttttctctataattttatgtgtgatttttgtttgtacCCTGTGACTTAGCGTAACTCTTCACGATGCGTTCTAAAAAGACGTGTTTGCAGAGACTTTCACtgtgtattttgttttaaaGATGATCTTTCAATTTGATGGAAAACATATTCGAAAAGTTTTAAGGACCCAATCTACACGACTTTAATTTGGAACTTTGTGATGGCTTTGCCCTCGTGCTTTTTGTTAAGCTTCTTCACCCCCCCACATCTTTGTACTTACACATAGGATTagggttcttttccttttttgagtTCTAGCCATTAATTAGTAGATGTagctttattattattatagcatTCAAATTGGGAAAGTGATTGAAAGATTCctcaatttctattttcttacTGGTAGAGTTcttaaaataagatttaatttgaTTGTATATATGGGGGATACAAATTAATAGAAATGgaagatttaattttattagaattatcCTTTAAAATTAGACATTCTTGTTAATAAGTGACACTTaaaaataattgcatttataatttgaCCAACCAATTCTCTAGAGTTATTTACCCACAAACATTTTAGAATCAAATAAATGTATTCTCAAAGTTCGATCAATCAGCTAAGGAATTGTATGCTTGTAagggttttcaattttttttttttttgggggggggggggtctaaaattttttataattattttaactttaaataggTAAATAAAACCTATTTAGTAACCCATCACCATCTTTACAAATATACTCtcttttttctagaaatttacATAAGATTTTTCGTCTTGACTTGTGAAATAAAAGTCTTGAATGTTTCCCTCTTCTTGTATActtatgtaaatattattttaatatttatttgtgacatttttaatgataattgTATATTGATACAACATAAAAATGTaacatattaatataataaaattataacatattaaatcAGACAAAGTTTATGGACTCCATATTCTTATTACGTATAACCGATCTAAATACAATaggaaaaatattatatttgtagaCAAGTTTGATAAACAATCTTCACAAACTAATAACACgcataaattcataataattttatctaaattctatttaaaattaagaataatttataaaaaaatataaagatttattatttttttttgaaataaaaatattataaatttatgcaCATCGATCACATCATGAAACATGCAGGGAATTTGGTTCGAATCCTCTCTACTTGTGACATATATATTTCCGAGCCCCCAATAAGTCAAGCCCACAAAAACAATCGCCGGGTTCACACTGCACCCACGATTTAATCAATTGatttccatccatccatccatccatcctcATCGCAACTCAACTAGCTACGTACGTGGGATTGCCGCCCGCTCCTCCATCGCGAGCGAGACAATATGTAACAACGCACATTTGTTTCTTTCACAAGTGCTTGCttgtcattaattaatttcagccatttatatatatatattcatatgcccattatattatatattatatattcttcTCCAATTAACAAATTAAAGACAAAATTCACAATTCATTCACTGTTTAATTACTTACCCAGAGCACGTACCACGCGACATGTAGTACAACAATATCAAACCAGCCTATACCtattaataatttcatatatatagtctaaaaaatattataatttaatatcgAGAGATTTGGAATTAGAGAACATGCATGCATGCGTACTCTAAAAAAGCAGCTTCGACATATACCATTTATAAAAGTGGGCAAAAGAAGCGTCTACacgtctatatatatatatgtatacttcCAACTTGCTTCATGCAAATGGCCCGCCCCCGAAAGTTTGTGGTCCGGCCTTGCTTAGAAGAGGATTCCAAATTGGTGACGTTATTCTTATTGCTAGagtttttattaattagttaattaacttaattaatatatatatatatatattgtcacaTATAGTAgtacttatttttataaataaatataaatataaatatatatttatgtagtACGACtttggataaaattttattaatttgtttgtaTGATTACCAAAAGAAGATGGTCGGTCTCCACCCTAGCTAGCTAATGCCGGTAGGCCTTTTGGTTGATCAACATCCCAAGGAGTCATGAACCCACCCTTTTAATTAACTGATCAGTGTACGtagattataataataatttgtatGATAAAAATAGCTAGCTACTGGGTTAGAATTCACGTacgtaattatatatatatatatatatatatgattttgggACTTGTTTGGATTAAGCTGAAATAATGATATGTAAGTTtgattaattaaactaaacttgGATTATATATAATTACGTACGtacttttgataaaaaaaaaaaaaaactcattaaaGTGTATAGTTAGAGAGGTGTGTGTGGGGGGTGAACAGTTAACGAACAGGAAGACACATTATGGGAAGTAGGAAGGGTGAATTAAGTTGCTGCTGGGGGCAGGCATGTGATGGCAATTGAATCCCAAAGGCTTTTGGAGCGGCCGATAAAAGCAGTAGGCCGGCGCTACTTTTGAAACCGTGCAGAATCAATGGTCCCGGCACGGCATGCATCTCACCAaactatatatctatatatgtatatattaattattattaccacaacaattaattaaaaccaaCCCACTCTcttcactcactcactcactcgtttatatatatatattaatttgatgtttgtttattattatgagcattaattaattaaggttaTAAAATTAACTAACCGCGCTAGCTAGCTGCTAGCTAGCTAGTCCAACTGGGGATGGATGATATATATGGTCATGATATATCTATCGATGCTGGGACAGGAGACAGCGACACTCTAAGACGAGACGATGGATGAGCACAACTTCCTCATCAAGGAGAGaagaaaatttgttataatCTCACTCAGCGGGCGGGGCTCATATCAGGCGTGATGATAAGATTTAGACTGGCACAAACAGTTCAGTTTGACAGATGATGCCAGGCTGCTCTGATCTGCCACGCGGCCTGTTCGTCGCCATAGCTTTTACTTTAGTCTTTGTGTGGAGCATGGTCGGTTGAATTCCGGCATCTCTTCTGTTTCACAATTTTATTCGCCGCCGTGAAAGCGATCACTTCCTTCGCTTTCTCGCTCCCGTACGTCAGTTCATTCATTTAGACCACCGCCTATAGGTACGCACGCGCCTATATATACATCacttgaatttatatatatatatattatatatatataccctagCTAGCTTAGCTAGGTTGCATTATTTagcaggaggaagaagaagaagacgacgacCGAATTGAATTACTGAAACTGAAACCCTACCTGCAGCGCCAGTACCAACTAACTGCAgttctatgtgtatatatatgcacgcaCACTCGCGGTGTAAGTTTGCCTGATCTGATCTCCCGAGAATTTTGATTTCGTTTGATTTTACTGTGTTCTTCTTCGGATTTTCTGTCTCAAGAGTGGCCTATTTGGTGTTGTTGGGATAAGAATTGAGGAATTTATCGACCTGTGTCTGTGTAATTGAACAATTAGGGTTTCTGGCTTGCAGAATTAATGTATTAGggctatatataaatttattcttttctttttttcgaTTTTTGCCCTCTCTGTGGATCAGGAAGCGGGAGGAAGGCTTGTGAAGCTGTACGAGGAAGCATTATTCGAAGGAAACAGATAATGACACGCATTTCAAGATGATTACAGCCACAAGAGAAGAGGATTTCGCGAGAAGGCGGGAAGGGAAGACAGTGGACGGGAAGAACTCCAAGGCTTCATCTAGTTCAACGCCATGGCCGAGGCTGATGGATCCACGAATAGTACGCGTTTCGCGAGCGTTTGGACGGAAGGACAGGCACAGCAAGGTCTGCACCGTGAAAGGATTGAGAGACAGACGGATAAGGCTCTCGGTGCCGACTGCAATTCAATTGTATGATCTTCAAGAGAGGCTAGGACTCAATCAGCCTAGCAAGGTGGTCGATTGGTTGCTGAATGCTGCTAAGCATGAAATCGATGAACTCCCGCCGCTGCAAATTCCGCCGGGAAGCTTCGGCCTGGATCATCAACATCAACCGTTGATTACTAGTTATGGACCTGGAGTTTCACAGTCGAACAAGGAAGCGATTAAGATGGATAACAGCAATGTCGATTGGGGTGATCGATTGGGGCACATTTGGAGCTCGGATGCAGGCTCCATGAGAGACAAATCTAAGGAGGTTGAAGCTGCAGAAACGGTTCATGAGAAAGAGGATTGGATTAACCAGAGAAATGAGCAAGAAGAGAAGCAATTAGTTAGTCTTTCATCTCTTAACTTTCAGCCTAGATCCAGCCATTCTAATTCCATGGCAGGTTTGATAAGCACCGTCATCCCGCAGAATGCTTTCTTTCCCTGGGATCCTTCAACTTATCCTTTCTCTCACATAGGCAGCCATGGGTATGCACCCTAAAGAGAAGCTTCTTAATTGTATGTCAACCTTGGTCCCTATATATTTTGCTTCATGTGTTTGTGCTGCTTCATCAGACAATTCAATCCAAGacagataaattaattaaaccacTTCCGATGCTGATCTCAGTCCATGAATTCAAAGGATCGATCCCTTTGTAAAATTCTCTCGAaccagctatatatatatatatatatatatttgtagacTTATCCATAACACATCCCTCCACTCGAACCCGAAagcttttaatttctttctgaAGATTATAGCAGTGGAAGCTAATCAAATAACAATGTCAAGAACAGCTTTGAAGCTCTATAAGGCTTGTAGCAGGAAAGGCTGAAATGGTGATGATAATTGGAGACTCGCTTCGAATCTGGAGATCAGCTGGAACAGCTTTTGTTCTTGAGACAATATGATGCCATCAATATTTCTcttgtttgtttctttgttgTATATTTTCAGAAACTTGTTTCAT from Diospyros lotus cultivar Yz01 chromosome 6, ASM1463336v1, whole genome shotgun sequence encodes:
- the LOC127803063 gene encoding transcription factor TCP5-like; the encoded protein is MITATREEDFARRREGKTVDGKNSKASSSSTPWPRLMDPRIVRVSRAFGRKDRHSKVCTVKGLRDRRIRLSVPTAIQLYDLQERLGLNQPSKVVDWLLNAAKHEIDELPPLQIPPGSFGLDHQHQPLITSYGPGVSQSNKEAIKMDNSNVDWGDRLGHIWSSDAGSMRDKSKEVEAAETVHEKEDWINQRNEQEEKQLVSLSSLNFQPRSSHSNSMAGLISTVIPQNAFFPWDPSTYPFSHIGSHGYAP